In the Apium graveolens cultivar Ventura unplaced genomic scaffold, ASM990537v1 ctg5284, whole genome shotgun sequence genome, ATGAACCACTCTGAAACAGTAATTGGCAGGCTTGAATTGGACTCATGGTTTAATCTACGAGTTTCATTCCGCCGCTTATCCATAGCATTTTCAAACCGAAACCAGAATTCACATAAAGTACTCTCCCTTATCTATAAAACTGACTAAAGAAAAAATTCTCACTCTTAGACCGCGAGGTAGTTCTCATTTACCCAAACACAGGTTCACCTCAAAAATACGCAGGAATCCAAGACTTTCTAAGCGAATACATTTTTCCTAACCACTTGTTCCATTCAAGTTTAAACTCTTTCATAACTGATAACCACCCTGATTCAAACTCATCAGGCTCAATAGTTGAAGACCAGataaatttcttcatcttctccatAAAGTCAGTTTCCTTACACAATCGATTGCCAAGCTGACAAATAAATTACAGCAAATACAAAAATCAAACATTGAAATCACTTCAACAACTTAAAACGATAAATAAAAGAAGCCAaaaaagccaaacaaagaaaatcaatATTACCAACAAATAATATTATAGAAGCGAAATCAGTGATCATTTTCAAAGAAGATGGTATTGGTTAAAAATATAATCAATCTAACAAAAACAGTAACAACCAAATGCAATAAATcaccaaaataaaaaaataaatttaaaaattatcatCTAACATACCTTAAGAGGGGATTTCTGGATTATATGCCACATGCATAAACGATGCTTAGTGGCAGGATATTCATTGGTTGCTTTAAAAACTTCAGGAACAGCAGCTTTCATTGCATGACACTAGTCAGAACCATAAGAATATGATTATGCTTTATTGCTTCAAAAATGCTGAAACGCCCATGTATAATGACTCTTATCCTTCTTAACAGAAGACATGCAGCAAATGTGACACATAGATCATGTTTATCCACACCGGTAAAAGGAGCAAAGATCATGTTATACCTGTTAAATAAACACAAAATGGTCAAAAAGAATCatacaatttaaaaaaaaaacctAAAATGGTAGAAAATATACCGATTTGTATTAAATGTAGCATCAAAGGATACAACATCTCCATTTAATTCATAATTTCTTCTAGCAGTAGCATCAGCCCAAAAAAGATTCGTTAAATAACCCTCACAATCAACATCATATGCATAATAAAATGATTCACATGTCTCATGTAAAACTTTAAACTTTTCCAGCAATATCTGTGCATCAGCCTCACCAACATAACACCTTAAATCTctattaaaattctgaaaatcatgtACCGAAGCACCAATATTGCCATAACCACCAACCTGTTCCTTCATCAAAGTAAAAGATTTACTAGTACCAATATTCACTTTAGTAGTATCAACAATATGTTAGCGCATACGATTAGTCATTTCTCTATTTGCTTTCAAAAATTGAAGGACCCTCTTCAGAAGCTAACGGATGATTGTGTTTTTCCTCAAACACAGCAATAACATACTGTCGGGACCAATACGTTTGAAAACACATATTGCTTTACATCCGCACCTCCCTGAAACAGTCCTCCTACGCTTAACAATTTTACTAGAACTTTCATCTAAATTTCTAGGCAGATCATTAAAACCAGCTCTCCACAAATaatatattttctcaaaattattTCATCCCTATCATCTTTCATTTCAATATTCAACCTCACATTAAATCTAGACAACCTCCCATATTCCTTGTAAAATTCAATACCTTTTCCGAACTATCAAAACTCTGATTAACCTCTGGTTTAGAAATATCACCACTATACTTTGGAATGTAATACTTATGACCACCATGTGAAATATTAAAACGCGAAACAAAAATCTCACTTTCAGATAAACTGTTACCGCCATTAGATACATAATCACCTACTAAAAGGCTAATATGAGACGAATCACCGCAACTGGAACCTAAAAGCATATAAAAATTCAGTCATAACaaactaaaatatattaatatagcATAATTAACCAACAATCACTAACAATACACTTGTTTACAATTACAAATAAAAAAAGCAACATCAATGATACAAATGTACCACAtgtaaaattaattaataactacaTTATCACTAATCGTAGTCAAATAATCAGTTAAGGCTTAAGACATAAGCAAATGACATTGATTCACATAAAATTATAATCACTAAAAAAATACCAATAATAACTTACAAATTCAAAATACATAAGAAATAAAACTACAACGCACTACAATCAAAGTTAGCTCACAACACATAATCACTAATAATAGTCGAATAATGAGTGAAAGTAACTATTAAATTTTACATTTAACTACTAAATCACTGAAATGGTATGAAACACATAAAAAGAGTTTAAAACGCAAGTAATTACCTTAATTCATAGAAATTTTCAACAAATCTGAAGTAATCGTGCTTTAGAATACCTACGAAATCAATCGATTACAAAAAATGAAAAGAAACAAGATATGAACTTAGTGAGCTCAGTGATAATCACgaaaaagaaaaattgaagaaGATAGAGAATGTACGGGATGCGGAAAATTGATAGAGAAAACTTAGAGAGAGAAATAGTATAGAGAGAAAGAATAGAAATAAATGGTGACCTTGAAATTAATTAGACCATATAAATGTCTACAAGGTTTTgaattaataacaaaataaacgGATCGGATGAATCTTTGGGAAAAAAATAAATGGTTGTGATTTCATTCTACTTATATAATAAGAATTATTTCATTTCAACAATTGcttatatacatacatatatatatatatatattgcccAAATAAGAACTTAAAATGAGAATTATGAGAACTTGTAATCTTCGTAGCTAAAGTTTGTAATTTTatagaatttaaaatttttactttGCACAAAAATCATCAATTTTCGAATTCAAAATTTTACCTTTTTAAAAGTCAGCAATTTTAATTACGAAAATTCTTACGGTTTTCAGTTTCAGAAGTTCTCTTTAGAGCactatcatatatata is a window encoding:
- the LOC141702573 gene encoding protein FAR1-RELATED SEQUENCE 5-like; the encoded protein is MGSSCGDSSHISLLVGDYVSNGGNSLSESEIFVSRFNISHGGHKYYIPKYSGDISKPEVNQSFDSSEKEQVGGYGNIGASVHDFQNFNRDLRCYVGEADAQILLEKFKVLHETCESFYYAYDVDCEGYLTNLFWADATARRNYELNGDVVSFDATFNTNRYNMIFAPFTGVDKHDLCCHAMKAAVPEVFKATNEYPATKHRLCMWHIIQKSPLKLGNRLCKETDFMEKMKKFIWSSTIEPDEFESGWLSVMKEFKLEWNKWLGKMYSLRKSWIPAYF